One stretch of Daphnia pulicaria isolate SC F1-1A chromosome 6, SC_F0-13Bv2, whole genome shotgun sequence DNA includes these proteins:
- the LOC124344594 gene encoding uncharacterized protein LOC124344594, whose translation MFEYSLLNKAETGHADLIERLTQKLQPQDRLHWNDGQRGGLERRTMNEFGHWLCTRAAAYQNAYSIAAEQHQRSNNPARPPQTGNNPHHQKRHSRAHQASTNHRAGPARGAPAPTPREGTTPASKPPYCFKCEGEHRLADCQFFKNMPVAGRMTFIMVRGLCYCRFGVRHGAGNCSFKKECGKDGCKTFHHPLIHTDRGLPERTGTSHSARATSGTIAFGVIRLDAMNADGELVPINVMLDAGSNTTFIREGLVRSLRISGERQTLRIQGVADAASTHPNSEELFLQLKTAFGDMVTLKGSTLKTVTQPVPVYNWEQLRHRWIHLNDLPPLRSSGGRIDVLIGLNHTTLITPTDYRLGADDEPAAIKTRLGWTILGVLGSGSTTEALCHRAFASSDVHITAELVEQLRRFCDTESFGTEYQGAGMSTEDRRAVAKLDAETKKLDVGYQAPILWKDEEPPLLPDNRSVADSRIRPLLNKFARDPAYEKHYRESMAKNFAEGYARRLSTTEVEERPTRYWLPHFAVPKVAGRPELRLVFDAAAKYRGRSLNDYVTPGPALQNPLPAVILHFREGEVAWSAEIGAMFSRIRLDDVDRRYLRFLWPEEDGTLTTCEMTRVTFGVSCSPYTAIRTTWRAADDAAVDQGEAAAAIRRYLYVDDYLDSSKTTDEALRRATAVNKALSSGDFHLNHWMTNDARLLEQLSIPDPKESGVNTVNLGADDAEMVLGVTWRPATDVLGFRVRLAEINYTRAGLLSKVAGLFDPLGAAAPITVKAKIRLRHLGVKGLKWEDAVTGPDREWWESYFDTMQQLKTVEFARCLFPDEDRIVRTELDTFVDASEEACAAVCFIRNVYSDHRVIVRFIKAVTKLAPLKTVSVCKLELNAGLLGARLARFVESSLTRKIAARRFWTDSSTVRNWVRALSGDYQVYVSNRIGEIQTLSDPSEWRFVPGVLNPADAATRSQLDDRAIPAWWLDGPPFLYQEETAWPQDLPWTLEKEEMRGARAHVSDVVSEKIVPFDWKTVKIAASDVPTLIRLENDYLDLVRRCQRETYPEEISRLERGKVIRPTSPLQPLTPFLDADKVLRLGGRLSRANLPYEVLHPPILNGRHLLARAIIRAFHEQLHHSGTDMVLAQVRQHFWITAGREAVKRARNECLACRRFRPKAALQMMADVHRARLGAHQPPFTYTSVDYFGPIDIAYHRGTAKRWGALFTCLVTRAVYVDVAISLSANDFLLVLRRFVSIYRKPAEMFSDNGTNLTGAERLLREELERLKESSALETELKALGIRWWFQPAQTPHFGGAHESLVRSVKRALYPVLDKELNGQRNPSEEILRTLLFEVSGLLNSRPLTYVSSDVDDIRPLTPNDFLNRAPIADLPAGDFSRALPRDHYRYVQRMADRFWELWHGAFLQSMTSRRKWTRPARNLAVGDFVLDDWKDAPRGRWRTGRVVRTYPGKDELVRAVDVEFSTGILRRGANQLALLEPSSLAPEAGSSSGENGSADAV comes from the coding sequence CGGGAAACAACCCGCATCATCAGAAGAGGCATTCACGGGCCCACCAGGCCTCCACCAATCACCGAGCCGGACCGGCTCGAGGGGCTCCTGCCCCTACGCCTCGTGAGGGAACGACACCAGCATCCAAGCCTCCATATTGTTTTAAATGTGAGGGTGAGCATCGGTTGGCTGATTGCCAATTCTTCAAGAATATGCCCGTTGCTGGAAGAATGACCTTCATCATGGTGCGTGGCCTGTGTTACTGTCGCTTCGGCGTACGACATGGAGCTGGCAACTGTAGCTTCAAGAAAGAATGCGGCAAGGACGGATGCAAGACGTTCCACCACCCTCTGATCCACACTGACCGGGGACTTCCGGAGAGAACGGGCACCTCACATTCGGCCAGAGCAACGTCCGGTACCATCGCCTTTGGTGTGATCCGCCTCGACGCCATGAATGCTGACGGGGAGCTGGTGCCCATCAATGTCATGTTGGACGCCGGGAGCAACACAACTTTCATCCGTGAGGGATTAGTTCGTTCGCTACGGATTTCAGGCGAGCGACAGACACTTCGGATCCAGGGAGTAGCTGATGCGGCTTCAACGCATCCGAATTCAGAAGAATTGTTCCTTCAGCTGAAGACGGCCTTCGGCGACATGGTGACCCTTAAGGGCTCAACCTTAAAGACCGTGACACAGCCAGTTCCCGTGTACAATTGGGAGCAGCTTCGCCACCGTTGGATCCACCTTAACGACTTGCCGCCGCTACGCAGTTCCGGCGGAAGAATCGACGTCCTGATTGGTTTAAACCATACAACGCTCATCACACCGACAGATTATCGACTTGGAGCCGACGACGAGCCAGCAGCTATCAAAACCAGGCTTGGATGGACAATCCTTGGTGTGCTGGGATCAGGATCGACGACGGAGGCCCTCTGCCACCGTGCCTTTGCCTCATCAGACGTACACATCACAGCGGAGCTGGTGGAACAACTACGACGGTTCTGCGACACCGAATCATTCGGTACCGAGTACCAGGGTGCCGGAATGTCCACCGAAGATCGACGGGCAGTCGCGAAGCTGGACGCTGAGACCAAGAAGCTGGATGTGGGTTACCAGGCCCCAATTCTCTGGAAGGATGAAGAGCCTCCATTGCTGCCCGACAACCGGAGTGTAGCTGATTCCCGTATTCGTCCGCTTTTGAACAAATTTGCAAGAGATCCAGCCTATGAGAAACACTATCGAGAGTCGATGGCCAAGAACTTTGCTGAAGGTTATGCAAGGCGGCTGTCTACCACAGAGGTCGAGGAGCGGCCAACTCGATATTGGCTACCCCATTTTGCAGTACCCAAGGTTGCCGGTCGTCCTGAGTTGCGGTTGGTGTTCGACGCAGCTGCCAAGTACCGTGGGAGGAGCCTTAATGATTACGTCACACCTGGTCCAGCACTTCAAAATCCTCTGCCAGCGGTAATTCTACACTTCCGGGAAGGAGAGGTGGCGTGGTCGGCAGAAATAGGAGCCATGTTCAGCCGGATCCGACTAGACGACGTGGATCGACGCTACCTTCGATTCCTCTGGCCGGAAGAGGACGGAACATTGACAACGTGTGAGATGACACGGGTGACCTTTGGTGTCTCATGTTCGCCCTATACGGCTATCCGAACGACCTGGAGAGCAGCAGACGACGCCGCCGTAGACCAGGGTGAGGCAGCAGCCGCCATCCGGAGGTACCTCTACGTGGACGATTACCTGGATTCCAGCAAGACCACTGACGAGGCGTTGCGCCGGGCGACAGCAGTCAACAAGGCTCTGAGCAGTGGCGACTTCCACCTGAACCATTGGATGACCAACGATGCACGCCTGCTGGAGCAGCTTTCGATTCCGGACCCAAAGGAGAGCGGCGTCAACACGGTCAACCTTGGCGCTGACGACGCCGAGATGGTCCTTGGTGTCACCTGGAGGCCCGCCACTGATGTTTTAGGGTTTCGTGTCCGGTTGGCAGAGATCAACTATACCCGTGCCGGCCTCCTTTCGAAAGTTGCCGGATTGTTTGATCCCCTCGGCGCCGCAGCCCCAATCACCGTTAAGGCCAAGATCCGTCTTCGCCACCTTGGCGTGAAAGGCCTGAAATGGGAGGATGCGGTGACTGGACCAGACCGTGAATGGTGGGAGAGCTATTTTGACACAATGCAGCAGCTAAAGACGGTGGAATTTGCCCGCTGCCTCTTTCCGGATGAAGACCGAATCGTCCGGACCGAACTGGACACTTTCGTGGACGCCTCTGAGGAGGCCTGCGCCGCCGTATGTTTTATCCGTAATGTTTACAGTGACCACCGAGTGATCGTGCGCTTCATCAAAGCGGTGACAAAGTTGGCCCCGCTGAAAACAGTGTCCGTGTGCAAGTTGGAGCTGAACGCTGGACTTCTTGGAGCGCGTTTGGCCCGTTTTGTGGAATCTTCATTGACCCGGAAGATCGCAGCGCGTCGTTTCTGGACCGATAGCAGTACGGTGCGCAACTGGGTTCGAGCGTTATCTGGTGACTACCAGGTCTACGTGAGCAATCGTATCGGTGAAATCCAGACCCTATCGGACCCTTCAGAGTGGCGTTTCGTCCCGGGAGTCCTAAACCCAGCGGATGCGGCGACCCGCTCTCAACTGGATGACCGGGCAATCCCAGCATGGTGGTTGGACGGACCACCCTTCTTGTATCAAGAGGAGACGGCCTGGCCTCAAGACCTCCCCTGGACCTTGGAGAAGGAGGAGATGCGTGGGGCCCGCGCCCATGTGAGTGATGTCGTGTCGGAGAAGATAGTGCCATTCGACTGGAAGACGGTGAAGATAGCTGCCAGCGACGTGCCTACTCTCATCAGATTAGAGAATGACTATCTCGATCTCGTCCGACGGTGCCAGAGGGAGACCTATCCCGAGGAGATAAGCAGACTGGAGCGTGGAAAAGTGATTCGCCCTACATCACCCTTGCAGCCCTTGACCCCCTTTTTGGATGCTGACAAGGTGTTGCGGCTTGGAGGCCGTCTCAGCAGAGCGAATTTACCGTACGAGGTTCTCCATCCGCCGATTCTGAATGGCCGACATCTGTTAGCGCGAGCAATCATCCGCGCCTTTCATGAGCAGCTTCATCATTCCGGAACCGACATGGTGCTTGCCCAGGTGCGACAACATTTCTGGATCACAGCAGGAAGAGAGGCGGTCAAGAGAGCTCGCAACGAGTGTCTGGCGTGTCGGCGTTTCCGACCAAAAGCAGCGCTACAGATGATGGCGGACGTTCACAGGGCCCGGCTAGGTGCTCACCAGCCTCCGTTCACCTACACCTCCGTCGACTATTTTGGCCCCATTGACATCGCTTACCACAGAGGGACGGCCAAGCGATGGGGCGCCCTGTTTACGTGTTTAGTGACGCGTGCCGTATACGTCGACGTGGCGATCTCTCTGTCAGCCAACGATTTCTTGCTGGTTTTGCGCCGCTTCGTTTCTATCTACCGCAAGCCAGCTGAGATGTTCTCCGACAACGGAACTAATTTGACTGGGGCGGAGCGACTATTACGTGAAGAGCTGGAGAGACTAAAGGAGAGTTCGGCGTTGGAGACGGAGCTCAAAGCTCTCGGGATTCGATGGTGGTTCCAGCCAGCCCAGACACCCCACTTTGGTGGAGCTCACGAATCGCTGGTGCGTTCGGtcaagcgagcgctctaccccGTGCTGGACAAGGAGTTGAACGGTCAGCGTAATCCGAGCGAGGAGATTCTTCGGACGCTCCTGTTTGAGGTGTCAGGACTGCTCAATTCCCGCCCACTGACTTATGTCAGCTCAGATGTTGACGATATTCGGCCCTTGACGCCGAACGATTTTTTGAATCGCGCGCCAATTGCGGATCTACCGGCGGGTGATTTCTCTCGTGCCTTACCACGGGACCACTACCGGTACGTTCAACGGATGGCGGACCGCTTCTGGGAGCTGTGGCATGGAGCATTCCTGCAGTCCATGACCTCGCGACGCAAATGGACAAGACCAGCCCGGAACTTAGCGGTTGGCGATTTCGTGCTCGACGATTGGAAGGATGCACCGCGAGGACGCTGGCGGACCGGAAGAGTTGTGAGAACGTATCCGGGAAAAGATGAACTAGTTCGAGCGGTAGACGTCGAGTTTTCTACAGGGATATTGCGCCGTGGAGCTAATCAACTCGCCTTATTGGAACCAAGCTCACTCGCTCCGGAAGCCGGATCCAGTTCGGGGGAGAATGGTTCGGCGGATGCTGTTTAg